Proteins from one Malaya genurostris strain Urasoe2022 chromosome 2, Malgen_1.1, whole genome shotgun sequence genomic window:
- the LOC131428764 gene encoding uncharacterized protein LOC131428764 produces MPAAGTSTTRKPPSMRALTAKLKEIQLSFSDIWRFVQSFKESCKVTEVEVRLGKLEEIWESFSETFVEILYHDDYNPEGSAYEKERMEFSDNYYEVKAFLMEKVKMLQEPQALEQSMRSGEAMQLVTDHVRLPQIKLQTFNGNVDEWLSFRDLFTSLIHWKVDLPEVEKFHYLKGCLQGEPKSLIDPLQITKANYQVAWEMLLRRYNNSKQLKKRQIQSLFNLPTLSKESVADLHTLVEGFERIVQTLDQIIQPTDYKDLLLVNILTTRLDPVTRRGWEEVSATKENDTLSDMSDFLRRRMQVLDCLPLRAVDNKDSQRSSQLLRQKQIMRISHSSSQSSGGRCVACSSDHLLHQCNAFQRMVVTDRDALLKTHVLCRNCFRTGHQARECQSKYSCRNCKGRHHTLVCFKPERNKNPKAAVVAEDNGAPAAESPLNPSPTQVANLAASDMLVTVAAHQYATQVILATAVVLIEDNTGNRLPARALLDSGSESNFITERLAQRMQFSRDRVDISILGIGQTKTKVKHRIRAVIRSRTSAFSRELGFLVLPKVTVNLPSTTINTDRWSIPTGIQLADPAFFESQVVDLVLGIEPFFEIFETGRRISISEGLPTLNKSAFGWVICGGIANPSQSSHISCNVSTLEGLDEMLSRFWSCEEVELSNPLSPEEKRCEELFLQSVHRNANGRYTVTLPKREDIFSRLGESRDISYRRLQGTERRLAKNLGLRDQYSAFMEEYVSLGHMRKVDDASSGSVKRCYLPHHPVIKEPSTTTKVRVVFDASCKTSSGTSLNDVLLVGPVIQDDLRSIILRSRTKQIMLVSDVEKMFRQINVCQEDRAFQCILWRERPTDKVDTYELGTVTYGTKSAPFLATRILHQLALDEEERYPLAARAVIYDTYMDDVITGADDIDIAIKLQAQLEAMMAKGGFRLRKWASNCSLILNGVPEEDRAIRISEGIDLDPDSSIKTLGLTWMLVTDTLKFQFTVPALETGKALTKRYILSTIATLFDPLGLLGAAITSAKIFMQQLWALRDESNSRVGWDQPLPSTVGESWIRYHEQLPVFNQLRIDRCVIIPEAVKIVIHCFSDASEKAYGACLYLQSQNAEGKFKVRLLSSKSKVAPLKCQTIPRLELCGALLAAQLYGKVKSSIGINAEAFFWTDSTCVLRWIQAIPTTWSPFVANRTAKIQTITEGCQWRHVPGIQNPADLISRGINPKDIIQNTFWWQGPDWLEKGQDDWPESIKDNPSDEGEAEKRRTAVVGTVSVYTNFNQEYIGKFSSYNKLIRHTAYWLRLIKLLQLPAKDRHNEGFLTTEELKQAECTLARRVQKEVFLDEWKTLSMGTALKKGSPLRWYNPFISKDQLIRLGGRLKYAHGSEDTKHPIVLPARHQFTYLILLQYHERLLHAGPQLLLAAVRLHFWPLGGRNVARHIVRKCLKCYRLKPTPIQQFMGDLPPSRVTASRPFTRSGVDYFGPVYVRTAPRRVAVKAYVSIFICLCTKAVHLELVTDLSTDRFLQALRRFIARRGRCVDMYSDNGTNFVGARNKMEEFLRLLKNRNHHEVVSRECAKEGIQWHFNPPSAPHFGGLWEAAVRSAKNHLLKVVGETPMSSEDFNTLLVQVEGCLNSRPLTPMSDDPNDLEPLTPAHFLIGSSIHALPEPDLTTIPINRLQHWQLTQRRLQDFWTRWRREYLCQLQARTRRWKPAVQIEVGKLVVIKDDNQPPLKWKMGRICDTHPGKDGVVRVVTLRTATGLLTRPVEKICFLPIANEETKINKRSAST; encoded by the coding sequence ATGCCTGCTGCTGGAACATCCACAACCAGGAAACCACCGTCAATGCGGGCGTTGACGGCAAAACTGAAGGAAATTCAGCTATCCTTCAGCGATATTTGGCGGTTTGTTCAGTCATTCAAGGAATCCTGCAAGGTTACCGAGGTAGAGGTACGCCTTGGTAAGTTGGAAGAAATATGGGAAAGTTTTAGTGAAACCTTTGTCGAAATCCTATACCATGACGACTATAATCCGGAAGGATCGGCCTATGAGAAGGAGCGAATGGAATTTAGTGACAACTATTATGAGGTCAAGGCATTCCTAATGGAAAAGGTCAAAATGCTTCAAGAACCACAAGCGTTAGAACAGTCTATGCGATCAGGTGAAGCGATGCAGTTGGTCACAGATCATGTTCGCCTACCACAGATTAAGCTTCAAACATTCAATGGGAATGTGGACGAATGGTTGAGTTTTCGAGACCTATTCACTTCCCTGATTCACTGGAAGGTAGACTTGCCAGAGGTGGAAAAGTTCCATTACTTAAAGGGTTGTCTCCAAGGTGAACCTAAATCCTTAATCGACCCTCTTCAAATTACGAAGGCAAATTATCAAGTGGCATGGGAAATGCTGTTGAGGCGATATAACAACAGCAAACAATTGAAAAAGCGGCAGATCCAGTCACTCTTCAATTTACCTACGCTTTCCAAGGAATCAGTAGCCGATTTGCATACCCTAGTGGAGGGTTTCGAGAGAATCGTACAAACGCTTGATCAGATTATTCAACCGACGGATTATAAGGATTTGTTGCTAGTTAACATTCTGACTACTAGACTGGATCCAGTCACACGAAGGGGGTGGGAGGAGGTTTCAGCCACGAAGGAGAATGATACATTGTCGGATATGTCAGATTTCTTGCGACGGCGAATGCAGGTTTTGGATTGTTTGCCGCTGAGAGCTGTTGATAATAAAGATTCACAAAGGTCATCTCAGTTGTTAAGGCAGAAACAAATTATGAGGATTAGCCATAGCTCGTCGCAATCGTCTGGAGGACGATGCGTAGCCTGTTCATCGGATCATCTTCTTCATCAGTGTAACGCGTTTCAACGAATGGTAGTGACGGATAGAGATGCACTTTTGAAAACTCATGTACTTTGCAGAAATTGCTTTAGGACAGGACATCAGGCAAGGGAATGTCAATCCAAATATTCTTGTCGCAATTGCAAAGGCCGTCATCATACCTTAGTTTGCTTTAAGCCGGAAAGGAATAAGAATCCAAAGGCTGCAGTAGTTGCTGAGGACAATGGAGCACCTGCAGCCGAATCACCATTAAATCCCTCTCCCACTCAAGTGGCTAACTTGGCAGCCAGTGATATGTTGGTAACGGTTGCGGCGCACCAGTATGCTACGCAAGTTATTCTAGCAACAGCGGTCGTCTTAATAGAGGATAACACCGGTAATAGATTACCAGCTCGGGCTCTACTGGATTCTGGTTCAGAAAGCAACTTTATAACAGAGCGGCTAGCACAGCGGATGCAATTTTCTCGCGATCGTGTAGATATTTCGATACTAGGAATCGGTCAAACGAAGACCAAGGTAAAGCACAGGATACGTGCGGTGATACGGTCACGAACATCTGCATTTTCTCGAGAGCTAGGATTTTTGGTTCTTCCTAAGGTTACGGTAAACCTTCCAAGCACCACCATCAACACGGATAGATGGTCGATTCCGACAGGAATTCAACTGGCCGACCCAGCGTTTTTCGAGTCGCAGGTAGTGGACCTCGTACTTGGAATTGAaccatttttcgaaattttcgaaaCCGGTCGAAGAATTTCAATTAGTGAAGGATTACCAACATTGAACAAATCTGCATTCGGATGGGTGATATGCGGTGGTATCGCGAATCCGAGCCAATCCTCACATATTAGCTGCAATGTGTCCACATTGGAAGGTCTCGACGAAATGTTGTCTCGATTTTGGTCATGTGAGGAGGTCGAATTAAGCAACCCACTTTCACCAGAGGAAAAACGCTGTGAGGAACTATTTTTGCAATCTGTTCATAGGAATGCTAACGGTCGATATACTGTGACTTTGCCAAAGCGAGAAGACATATTCTCTAGGTTAGGCGAGTCTAGAGACATATCTTATCGACGTTTACAGGGAACTGAACGTAGGCTGGCGAAGAACTTAGGACTACGTGATCAATACTCGGCATTCATGGAGGAATATGTATCATTGGGACATATGCGCAAGGTCGATGATGCTTCATCCGGTTCGGTTAAACGGTGCTATTTACCACATCACCCAGTGATCAAAGAGCCCAGCACGACTACTAAGGTTCGTGTAGTATTCGATGCCTCCTGTAAAACGTCTTCGGGAACCTCACTCAACGATGTGTTGCTGGTGGGACCAGTGATACAGGATGACCTACGCTCAATCATATTACGGAGTCGGACCAAACAGATTATGCTCGTGTCTGACGTGGAGAAAATGTTTCGTCAGATCAATGTTTGCCAGGAAGATCGTGCATTCCAATGCATTCTTTGGCGGGAGAGGCCTACGGATAAGGTTGACACGTATGAACTAGGCACAGTGACATATGGTACCAAATCCGCGCCATTTCTAGCTACCAGGATACTTCACCAGTTAGCATTGGATGAAGAGGAAAGGTATCCACTCGCAGCAAGAGCGGTAATCTATGATACATATATGGATGATGTGATCACGGGTGCAGACGATATAGACATTGCCATCAAACTGCAAGCACAGCTAGAAGCTATGATGGCCAAGGGAGGATTTCGATTAAGAAAGTGGGCATCGAACTGTTCGTTAATTTTAAACGGTGTTCCCGAGGAAGATCGCGCGATTCGAATATCGGAAGGAATCGATTTAGATCCAGACTCGTCGATAAAAACCTTAGGATTAACATGGATGTTAGTGACAGACACGCTCAAGTTCCAATTCACGGTTCCCGCGTTAGAAACTGGAAAGGCACTCACAAAACGCTATATATTATCTACTATTGCCACACTGTTCGACCCATTGGGGCTGCTGGGAGCAGCTATTACTTCCGCGAAGATTTTTATGCAACAATTATGGGCATTGCGAGACGAATCGAACAGCAGAGTAGGTTGGGATCAACCACTACCCTCAACGGTGGGTGAGTCGTGGATACGGTATCATGAACAGCTTCCGGTTTTCAACCAATTGAGGATTGATCGCTGTGTGATAATCCCAGAAGCAGTAAAGATTGTGATTCACTGCTTTTCGGACGCTTCAGAGAAGGCATATGGTGCATGTTTGTACTTACAAAGTCAGAATGCGGAAGGAAAATTCAAGGTGCGATTACTTTCATCCAAATCCAAGGTTGCTCCATTAAAGTGTCAAACCATACCAAGACTGGAGCTATGCGGGGCACTTTTAGCAGCTCAGCTTTACGGGAAGGTTAAAAGTTCTATTGGAATCAACGCGGAGGCTTTCTTCTGGACAGATTCGACGTGTGTTTTACGTTGGATTCAGGCCATCCCTACCACGTGGAGTCCATTCGTTGCTAATCGTACAGCAAAAATTCAAACGATTACGGAGGGTTGTCAGTGGCGGCATGTACCAGGAATTCAAAATCCTGCCGACCTGATATCCAGAGGCATTAATCCCAAGGATATTATCCAAAACACTTTCTGGTGGCAAGGACCGGACTGGTTGGAAAAGGGGCAAGATGATTGGCCTGAAAGCATCAAGGACAATCCGTCAGACGAGGGAGAGGCAGAGAAACGGCGAACGGCAGTTGTTGGTACAGTTTCTGTTTACACTAATTTCAACCAAGAGTACATCGGGAAATTTTCATCGTACAACAAGCTCATTCGTCACACAGCATATTGGTTACGATTGATCAAGTTGTTGCAACTGCCAGCAAAGGATAGACATAACGAAGGATTTCTTACCACAGAAGAATTGAAACAGGCGGAATGCACACTTGCCCGCAGAGTACAGAAGGAGGTTTTTCTAGATGAATGGAAAACTTTGTCTATGGGAACTGCACTTAAAAAGGGATCACCTTTACGATGGTATAACCCATTTATTTCtaaagatcagctgatcagATTAGGAGGGCGACTGAAATATGCTCACGGATCAGAAGATACTAAACACCCAATTGTTTTACCCGCACGGCATCAATTTACTTACTTGATTCTGCTACAATACCACGAACGACTGCTGCACGCTGGACCGCAGTTATTATTAGCTGCAGTACGACTGCACTTTTGGCCACTAGGAGGAAGGAATGTAGCGAGACACATTGTGCGGAAATGCCTGAAATGCTACCGTTTAAAACCAACACCGATTCAGCAGTTCATGGGGGACTTGCCACCTTCGAGAGTTACAGCATCTCGCCCGTTTACCCGTTCAGGAGTTGACTATTTTGGCCCCGTTTATGTCAGAACCGCGCCACGGCGAGTGGCTGTCAAGGCCTATGTATCGATTTTCATATGCCTCTGTACTAAGGCGGTTCATTTAGAGCTTGTTACAGATCTTTCAACGGACCGATTTCTTCAAGCTCTTCGACGATTTATAGCTAGAAGAGGCAGATGTGTGGATATGTATTCCGACAACGGAACTAATTTTGTGGGTGCTCGAAACAAGATGGAAGAATTCCTTAGACTGCTGAAGAATCGCAATCACCACGAGGTAGTGTCAAGAGAATGCGCCAAGGAAGGAATTCAATGGCACTTTAACCCACCAAGCGCACCACATTTCGGTGGCCTTTGGGAGGCAGCAGTTCGATCCGCCAAAAATCATCTGCTCAAGGTTGTTGGTGAAACGCCGATGTCGTCAGAGGACTTTAACACCCTGTTAGTACAGGTGGAAGGCTGCCTCAATTCTCGCCCCCTAACACCAATGTCCGATGATCCTAACGATCTGGAACCATTAACACCAGCACATTTCTTAATCGGTTCATCAATACATGCCTTACCTGAACCGGATCTTACTACGATACCTATTAATCGACTTCAGCACTGGCAACTAACTCAACGTAGGTTGCAAGATTTTTGGACCAGATGGCGTAGGGAGTATCTCTGTCAGCTGCAAGCGAGGACGAGACGATGGAAaccagcggttcaaattgaagtgGGAAAGCTGGTTGTGATTAAGGACGATAATCAGCCCCCTCTGAAGTGGAAGATGGGAAGAATATGTGATACTCATCCCGGAAAAGACGGAGTTGTAAGGGTGGTTACCTTAAGGACAGCCACCGGACTACTTACCCGACCCGTagaaaaaatttgtttcctGCCGATCGCAAATGAAgaaacaaaaatcaacaaaaggtCAGCGTCAACCTAA